The DNA sequence taacattaatttttatataagttttttatttaatagtttttgaatatataaattaattcattttaattCTGCACAACACGAAGATTTAAATATAGTTACATGAATATATGACATGTGAAATGATATATGACAATAGCATATCATATGTTATCAATAACATATCAATCAATTATTTTGTAAAATCTCGCATTAATCTGTTATGTTATTATGTTATATGGCACTCAATATAACATATGATtatctaattaataaaaaaaattcatttaatactattatatttttagaattaattCGTGACGTCTAATTTTTTAAAGACTAAATTTTACTAGACTATTTTAACTATGAAAAATAATTGAGAATCTTATTTTACCCTCTTACTAATCTTCCAAActtttaaataaagaaaattttgatttttttgattttttttttatgttttaaaaaataacatatatatttaaatttgtttttttttaagtattagCAGAATGAATTAAGACTCTTAATCATCATTATTGTTTGACTGTTAAATTATATTTGTTCATATAAATACAACAGATGTTAACCATGGTCGTTGAACAAGTTAATTGTATTCTTGCTTTCCCATATTGTGTTAATTCTTAATTGATTTCAAGAGTTCTTAATTGTGGAGTAAAGATGTCATATTAAAATTATGAGTAATTCTCCACGTACAAATGATTTTCCATACAAGTCATACAAGTCATTTATAAACACGCTGTTTCACGTTTTTTTTTGtgcctcttttttttcttcttctttctccgtgcttcctcttcctcttcctcttcctcttcctcttcttcttcttcttctttctctgtgtctctttttcttctctttctccctcttctcttattgaaatttcttctcctcttttcgttttctctttctccttcatcaaaatcaccagaaaaaacgaagaaacattattcaaggtacgtttcttgccttctctttctccttcttcttcttcttgctacacgttcttcttcctattcctgtttttcttcttcatttacgtgcttttctctttgttttctttcttcgttattctcggTTTCTATTGTTTTTTGATATCAAActctgaaatcgtttttgaagaagaagaagcagcagcagaagatgaggagaaaaaaaagaaagagttctgaattatgcataaggtgtacttcaacgaattttgagtgcatttcttaaattctttgggtgtattttttgtaatcctttgggtgtatttctataattctttgggtgtattgatttcaagaagaaatatacTGTCTCTCCCTAtattgggtgtatttcttaaatcctttgggtgtatttctgtaatcctttggatatatttctataatcgtttaGTTTATTTCTGtaactgtttgggtgtatttctgtaattctttggatgtatttctataatcgtttgggtgtatttttgtaatcgtttgggtgtatttctgaagtgccatcatcttcaaaacaatttcaaaacttgatttcagaaaccatgaaaatcgaaaaaaacaGAAGGAGATCGAAGGCAAAGAGAGAACGCTTTTCTTCTTCTGTAACGCATGTGTTAGgcccaacttcttcttcttctgtaacACGCGTGTTAGGCTcaacttgtaagacttgtaaacaaaaatgacttgtatgtgtagcactcctctaaaattatttcaataattgcatttttatataattaatataaaaataataatatcataTTTGGAATTTTTAGCTAATTGTATGAAGAATGTTACTTTATTTGATATTTAGGAGGTTGGGGTCAATTTGCTCAAGTCATAGACATTCTGAAACGATTATTTTCTGCTTATAGTTATAACTATAAGCTTTAAATTACCATAAAGGaaatattagttattttataactTAGAATTATCAGCGTATGAGGTATGATCATCCATTTAAGCCTTCATCTCTTAGATAGCCTTCATCGGATGAAATGACGAATTCAGTTGTTTAATGAAAAGTTATTtgttcataataataataataataataataataataataataataataataaatttcaacattgattaaaaaaatttctaaattgCAGTACTTTTTTGTTAAAAGTAAATATCCCTTCCAAAATATAATGTCACTTTCCCTATGCtgaatcaaaagaaaataatattaaacagcCTAAGGCAGAATGAACAGAAAATCACAATGAAATCTGGCACAGCATCCATCTCATAAACTATCTTCAGTATTGACGCGGGATGATAGTCTCAGGCTCTCAGCAGTTACAAATTCCTGAATCGGCTTAACCGAAGTACATGAAACATAATGTGTTCCAAGTTCCAACACTCAATGAATACATGAATGAACAAAATCACTTAAGGACACCGGTATAAGGGAGCAAACTTCAGATATTAGAATATATTATGTAAGAATGCAATCAAGTAAGCATATATTGCCCCCCAACTCATCTGCAATCATCCCTACAAAATGAACTCAACAGTATAACGACTGATCTTTCGCGTGGTAGATGGAGATTGCGGAAATAACCTCAATCTATCTTTACGGACGAGAACAAGTAATGCACAAAGTAGAATGACATAAGGAAGCCAATGGTCCCGGTGGCCAACATAATCGCCACCGCCATGAGTAGTGAATAGCCAAGGTAAAGTGTAGCTGAGACTGGTCCGCTCAAACTCTGCAGGTCAAAAACCAAGTAGTTAATTGAGTACAAGAAGACATATAGTGAAACAGAACCCGAAGCAAAGAATGCCTTCCACCACCACTGCCAATCTTCCACACACAGGTGCATATAGGTGAGGACAACCGATACTTCTGCACACACGATAACCAGCAGTAGAAGAACAACCAGCAGGAAACCAAATACATAATAGAACCTCCCAAGCCAGATACTGGAAAGGATAAAGAAAAGCTCAATAAAGAGGGTTCCAAATGGAAGAGTTCCGGCACCAAGAACCAGAAGCCATGATGGATATTTACGGGCGGGAATTTCCCTTGGAATTTGATTAGTACGCACAGGATATTCGATTGCCTCTGCTCTTGTCCCCATAAATCCTCCAATCATGGTAAGTGGTACTGAAATACAGAACCAAAGAAAGAACAGCTCAAAATACAACGAAATGGGAATCGCACCAGTACTGCTGCTCCCCcacaaaataaaattcagtACTGTAAGAATGATGAAAGCAATTCCGGGAAAGAAACAAGCTGCAGACCAGGAAACAGATCTCCATCCTTCCGAGGTTCCCTTAATGGTCCTCCAGAGCCGAACACTAACATACCCAGCAGCAATCCCAAGGATAAGAAATAAAACAATCATTCCTGTTAGTAACATACCGCGGGAGGCTGGTGACATAAAACCAAGGGCTGCAAAAACAATGGTCACACCACCCATTCCAAGAATTTGAACTCCATCTCCAACCATGACACACAGAAGCTTTGAGCAATTAGGCTCCCTGAAAACATCTCCCACAACAAGTTTCCATCCCGAGAGCTCCTCATTCATCTGAGCTTGTGCCTCTTTATCAAGTTCCTCATACCTTGTCAAGTCCCTTCGCACAGTCCTCAAGAAAATAACAAAGACAATACCAGCAAGGAAAAAGATAACCATAAGCGAATTCATGATTGAAAACCAATGAACTCTGGAACCTTCCATCTTCAAGTAAGCATCCCAACGGGACGGCCATCTTATATCACTTTTCACGAATTCAACCTCATATGTGAATGATATCCTTTCTTGCTCTCTTATTACTTGATACTTTTCAAGCTCACTTGGGCAGGTTATAGGATTGGTATTATCATACATGTGGAGTTTTGTCATGACATCAGGATCATACTTAATACTGCAAGGGGAAACCTGAAAGCCAACTATTTCATATCCAGATGCTTTCTTCTTCTCAGATTCGGAAATAACCCCCAATCCTTCCTCTCCGGTCCCTATAATCTCAGCATTGCTTCCTTCATATTCATGAACCAAAATTGTAAACTTCAGGTGGTTGATGATGTAGTCATCATTGCTACCAGGGGGTGTATACCCAACGGGGAACCCTGTCCACTGGATCTTAACCCCATTTTGAACAGCAAACCGCATAACCGGGAGGTTATCAAGGATCATATTCACTTGGTACAGATCCCGAGTTCTCTGTTTAAGTAGCTTAACCTCATGCTCATTCAGAGGGGTTGTTGTACAGAGGTAGATTGTCTCATTAACATTCATTTGGAACCGGTAGGGCGAGTTATCAATCTGATCCCCCATAAGGAGCTCTCCGAGATTCTCAGCACTCTTCTTTATGCCGCCAAGCGGCTTGCAGTATGGAAGGCTGTAGTAGCTGAATGGAAGCTCAGTTTCAATCGAGGTCAGCGAATTCACTTTGGCGTATATTTTATCTCCATTTACATATGTGTGCATGTAACTTCCAGGCAGATAGAAACCATTGCTAAGCTGAGCAGCAAAGACAACCATTGAAACGAAAACCCAGCAGATCAACGGCTTTCTTACAAACCCCATTTCCTTCAACCCTTTTTCCGTGAATCTATGCTAACTCGAACACTGATGTGTCCGAATTCCAATCTACAAAATAAGGCATAGCGGTTTCAACACTAAAACCCAAAGGTTTTGAAATCTGATCAATTACGAAAAAGCCAGAACCAGATCGCAAAAGTAAACTATTGGTTCTACTGCATCTCATAATTTACTATCATAAACGAAGTCGAGAAAGGGGAACAATAACATTCACTCATGAATGTCAACAGTATAGCATAAATAGTAagttcaaaataattaaataaataaaagataattaaaaaaagaaagaaaactaCTTAACACAGACAAACAAGAAATTGAATCGAAAAGACTGCCACACGGATCGAAAATTTCTTGAAATGAAAAGCTAAATAAGTAACTGAAACAAGAAAAGGACTCAAAAATTGAACGGGGAACTAGAACGCAAACGAAGAAGTCAAGATACGGCGTCGTTTGCTGGTAAGAGCTGCAATTGCAAAAGCAAAAGTAGATAAGAGTATGAGAGTGAAGGAAAGGGGCGAAAACTCACCTTCGAATCTGACGATGAAGCGATCTGAACTCAACGCACCAGATCGTTCTGGTGTAGAAAGTATTCGATATTCGGTTTGCGTTGCTCCGTACCTCACTATATGAGACCGCTACCTTAAATTACATTTTCAACCCTTCAGATCTTAGTCAATTGCACTTTGTAATTTCGTTTCCGCATTTTAATTTTACATATTCTTTTTGGGTAAATTacagtaaaaaataattttaaaagatacgaactatcaataaattttaaaaaaacaaaaacgtgataaaaataattaaatattaaaaatatattttaatacaattttaaaaattaatttttgatataatttttttaaacattattaaaaaaatatcattataatttaaaaattttatatcaagtgaaattttttttttaaaaattatcgCAAATGACTAAgtcttttttttgaaaataaaaaatatatgtacattttttaaatagttatGTAAATATTGTCACAAAAATTTAGATCTAATAAAGtcatttataaaatataaaaaaatttattatttataaaaaatataatatttattagttatttttattttatttttaaataattcaataatttatttatcatttgtATTTTTAAGAGTTATTTTTATCAACAGTATAAACTTTCAGGTACTATTTCAATAATCTATCCTACTTCTTTATTATGGTGTATGTCCATCCGATCATTTGTATATAATTAGAATGACAATAAAGATTCGTAAATATAGTCATATGAGTATCTGTAGAAATATTTAAAGATGGGTATGAGGGTAAAAAGCAATCGAGGAGAATGGAGAGAGGGATGGGAATAgaataaagatttttttatatatataaaacattttGAAGGATGGAATTCTATTTTCTATCTCGTGGAGATTCTGCTCcaaatatataaaagaagaaaattgtCACGCAATATATAACGACCAAATTTTTAACACGCTATGACCAATGCTAGTCATCTGGCGTTACTACTCAGTTGACCTTAAGGACTCTAGATTTTATAGTAATTAATCTAATATGAGTCTGTAGCATGTGTTAAGATCGTGAGTTATTAATTATAGGGGGTGTAAGTTACCGAATCGGATCGAAAATTACCACAGAACCAAACCAAAATTCATAACAATCGAATAGAAAACcgaaaaactattttttttcgaattaaATCGATCGGTTCGGTTCGATTTTTGGTTGACTTGGTTGGAATCGAACCGAACTGAGAAAGGTGTTTAGTAGTGCTTATTTTTACTAGTTTGTCCTTTAACCTAGTAATAAAAGAACCAATCAGTCCAAATCCCTAACCTTTTTTCCCCTTTCACGTGCAGTCACCCACTCAGTCATTCACCCACAACTCACTTCCATCTTCCATTCTTCCTCCTCCAACATAAGAGCCTGAGAGAGCCAGAGAGCTTCGTCTGCCATCAAGGAAGTCATCCATCGTCACTCGAAGTCGTCACAAGTCATCCATTCATCTCCGTTGTAGGCATAGCAAAAAGCAGGAGAGCGTCGTCGTCTAGCCCACAGTGCCGTCCAATTCGCACCGTCGTCCAATCCGCGCTGTCGTACAGTCGCCGTCGCAACAAACCCTAAGCCAAGCAGTCCAGTCCAGTCCATCACCGAGCAGCACTCCAGTCGCTGAGCAATCTAATCCAAGCCCTCTTCGGTGATCTGCAAGTCAACAATGTCTTCTTCTGAAGTtagaatttgattttaaatttttattgttgattAAAGGCACATATATTAGTTAAATTCACAAAATAATATATTGTAGAGACGTGACAAACGCATTCTAGAGTCTTACATTGAAAGTGTCTCTtacattttcaaaataaataaactttaaATAAATTAACCAATTTAATTTGTTATCAACTTATCAATTGTCATAGTTTATAAACAAGTATATTATCCTGCAGAACTTGCATCCTAAAGAATTAATTacattgaataaaatttttgaataaaatgaCTATTCTTATTGTTGTTCCTAGTTTGTTCTTAATTAAGAAGATGAATTTGACTAAAATTATTATTCCTAATTGTTGTTGCTGGTCTGTTCTTAATTAAGTGAATTATTGTCCCTAATTGTTGTTACTGGTCTATTCTTGATTAGGTTTATGAGTTTGAATATAATTGTTCAATAAAATTGATGTATTTTATTGTTCATTGTTATGTTTATATGCAGCCAACAAACAATGAACAGCCCAATAAACCAACACCTGAAGTTGGAGGTAAAAATGTCGAGTTCGTGGTACGTTCTTCAACAGACAGCGGTGTGCTTATCAACCCCCCTCCCCGCCTCATCCTAGATCAAAGAAGAGGAAGGTTGATTCAACTAATGTGGGTGCAACTCCGGGAGCGACTCCTACAAATCCAGCTCCAAGCACTGTGGAAATCAATGAAGAAGATGACAAGGATGATCAATGAAGGTAATAGAAAATCTTCTAGACCTAGGTCTTGGACTTGGGAACACTTGACAAAGAATCTTAAGTCCAAGCCATCACATCCTAGGGCTAAATGTAATTGGTGTGGTGCATCATATGCATGTGACTCTCATAGAAATGGTACAACTTATATGTGATATCATTTGTTGAACCAATGTAAAAAAATTTCTAGAGACTCGGGTGACCCTAGTCAAACAAGCCTTACCTTTCAACAAAAAAGACGGGGATGGGGGTATTGGATGCTGAAATGTGTAGAAAAGCCCTTGCTAGGATGATAATTGTTGATGACCCACCGTTCAAGTTTATGGAGGAAGTGTGATTCAGATTCTATATGAGTATTGTACAACCTAGGTTTTCACTTCCGAGAAGGATTACTGTTGCTAAGGATTGTTGGAATCTTAATATTAGTGAGAAGAATAGGTTAAAAACTGTGTTCAAACAACCAAATCAATCTGTTTGTTTAATTAACTACTGATTGTTAGATTTTTGTGCAAAATTCGAATTATATGTGTCTCACTACTCATTACATTGATCATGATTGGAAATTgaaaaagaggattatcaatTTTTGTCTTATTAAAAACCACAAAGGAGAAACAATTGGTAGAAAAATTGAGAGATGTCTTTTGGGGTGGGGGATATCTAGAGTGTTCACAATTACTATTGATAATGCTAGTTCTAATGATACTATAATATTTTATCTAAGAACTAGAATAGAGGATTGGAATTTACATCCTTTGAAAGGAGAGCATTTTCATGTTAGGTGTTGTGCACATATTCTTAATCTTGTTGTTAATGATGAATTGAAAGAGATGCATGAATCTATTAGCAAGATAAGAAATGCTATTAGATATGTGCGTGCTTCACCTAGTCGCATGAATaggttcaaaaattttattaaagaagCTAGGATACAAGACAAGTCTACTGTTCAA is a window from the Arachis stenosperma cultivar V10309 chromosome 3, arast.V10309.gnm1.PFL2, whole genome shotgun sequence genome containing:
- the LOC130968468 gene encoding transmembrane 9 superfamily member 12-like, with the protein product MGFVRKPLICWVFVSMVVFAAQLSNGFYLPGSYMHTYVNGDKIYAKVNSLTSIETELPFSYYSLPYCKPLGGIKKSAENLGELLMGDQIDNSPYRFQMNVNETIYLCTTTPLNEHEVKLLKQRTRDLYQVNMILDNLPVMRFAVQNGVKIQWTGFPVGYTPPGSNDDYIINHLKFTILVHEYEGSNAEIIGTGEEGLGVISESEKKKASGYEIVGFQVSPCSIKYDPDVMTKLHMYDNTNPITCPSELEKYQVIREQERISFTYEVEFVKSDIRWPSRWDAYLKMEGSRVHWFSIMNSLMVIFFLAGIVFVIFLRTVRRDLTRYEELDKEAQAQMNEELSGWKLVVGDVFREPNCSKLLCVMVGDGVQILGMGGVTIVFAALGFMSPASRGMLLTGMIVLFLILGIAAGYVSVRLWRTIKGTSEGWRSVSWSAACFFPGIAFIILTVLNFILWGSSSTGAIPISLYFELFFLWFCISVPLTMIGGFMGTRAEAIEYPVRTNQIPREIPARKYPSWLLVLGAGTLPFGTLFIELFFILSSIWLGRFYYVFGFLLVVLLLLVIVCAEVSVVLTYMHLCVEDWQWWWKAFFASGSVSLYVFLYSINYLVFDLQSLSGPVSATLYLGYSLLMAVAIMLATGTIGFLMSFYFVHYLFSSVKID